One segment of Colius striatus isolate bColStr4 chromosome 23, bColStr4.1.hap1, whole genome shotgun sequence DNA contains the following:
- the JAM3 gene encoding junctional adhesion molecule C, which produces MALRRPALLLLLPLLGCRLLAVELTSSNTKPVVQEFQSVELSCIIKSTVTPDPRIEWKKIRDGETSYVFFDNKMQGDFATRAEILSRTSLVIKNTTRMDTATYRCEVAAPSDTKTIDEINIQLTVQVKPMTPRCIVPKAVPVGKSASLHCHENEGYPKSTYSWYRNSEPLSPDMKSNAKLHNSSYTLNPTTGTLVFHAVHKGDTGRYSCIATNDAGFAKCEEQEMEVYDLNIGGIIGGVLVVLAVLVLITLGICCAYRRGYFANSKESGESYKTPAKPDCVNYIRTNDEGDFRHKSSFVI; this is translated from the exons gCTGCAGACTCTTGGCTGTGGAACTGACATCCAGCAACACCAAGCCCGTGGTGCAGGAGTTCCAga GTGTGGAGCTGTCCTGCATCATCAAATCCACCGTGACACCCGATCCCAGGATCGAGTGGAAGAAAATCCGAGATGGAGAAACCTCTTACGTCTTCTTTGACAATAAAATGCAGG GAGACTTTGCCACTCGTGCAGAAATTCTGAGCCGGACGTCGCTGGTGATTAAGAACACGACCCGGATGGACACGGCCACGTACCGCTGCGAGGTGGCAGCGCCTTCTGACACCAAAACCATCGATGAGATCAACATCCAGCTCACAGTCCAAG TGAAACCTATGACTCCTAGATGCATTGTGCCTAAAGCTGTACCTGTTGGCAAGTCAGCCTCTCTTCACTGCCATGAGAATGAAGGTTACCCAAAGTCCACTTACAGCTGGTACCGCAACAGTGAGCCGTTATCACCGGACATGAAATCCAATGCCAAGCTCCACAATTCCTCCTACACCTTGAACCCCACCACAGGCACTCTG GTCTTCCATGCTGTGCACAAAGGCGACACAGGGCGTTACTCCTGCATAGCGACAAACGATGCCGGCTTTGCCAAGTGTGAGGAGCAGGAGATGGAAGTCT ATGACCTCAATATTGGTGGGATAATTGGTGGAGTGCTGGTGGTCCTGGCAGTTTTGGTGCTCATCACGCTTGGCATCTGCTGTGCCTACAGAAGAGGGTACTTTGCAAACAGCAAAGAGAGTGGGGAAAG cTACAAGACTCCAGCAAAACCCGATTGCGTCAACTACATCCGGACAAATGATGAG GGTGACTTCAGACACAAGTCTTCATTTGTCATATAA